Genomic window (Streptomyces cadmiisoli):
GCCGAAGCGGGGGTGTGGGGGCGGCAGCCCCCACACGCTCACGCACGTACCCCGCTGCAGAGGGGACCCCCCTCAGCAGCACCCCGCCCCCCGCAACGACCTCTTGTTCCGCGCCTCCTTGTTCCGCGCGGCCAGCAACTCGTCGGCCGGATACCCGACCTCCTCCAGCGTCAGCCCGTGCGGCCGCACCACGTGCACCGCCGAGTCCCGTACGCCCGCGGCGAGCACCTTCCCCGGCCAGTCCGCCCCCCGGTGCCCGTCCCCCACGAACAGCAGCGCCCCGATCAGCGAGCGCACCATGTTGTGGCAGAAGGCGTCGGCCCGCACGGTCGCGGTGATGATCCCGTCGTCCCCGCGCACCAGGCTCAGCTCCTGGAGCGTCCGGATGGTGGTCGCGCCCTCACGCCGCTTGCAGTACGCCGCGAAGTCGTGCTCCCCGAGCAGCCGGCGCGCGGCCTCGTTCATGGCGTCGACGTCGAGCGGCCAGTCGTGCCACAGGACGTGCCCGCGCAGCAGCGGATCGACACCCCCGGGGTTGTCGGTGACGCGGTAGGCGTAGCGGCGCCAGACGGCCGAGAACCGGGCGTTGAATCCCGCCGGGGCCTCGGTCAGCCGCCAGACCCGCACATCCTTCGACAGCCGCCCGGCGAGCCGCTTGAGCAGCTTCTCCCGGTGTTCCGCCCACAGCTCCTCGGGCAGATCGACATGCGCCACCTGCCCGCGCGCGTGCACACCCGCGTCCGTCCGCCCGGCCACGGTCAGCTCGTACGTCGTCTCCCCGGACCGCGTGACCGTCCGCAGCGCGTCCTCGATCTCGCCCTGGACGGTCCGCTTCCCACCGGCCTGCTTGGCCCAGCCGTGAAAGCCGCTCCCGTCGTAGGACAGGTCGAGCCGCACTCGCACGAACCCGGGCTGTACTTCGTCACTCACCCCTAGATCCTCTCAGCAACGCCGAAGCGGGCCCGTCCCCAGGGACGGACCCGCTTCGTCGCATGGCAGAGCCTCAGGCGTCCTTGGACTCCTCGGCGGCGGCCTCGTCGGCCGGCTTGGCGTCCTCGACGACCTCGTCGGACTTGGCCTCGACGGCCTCGTCCTTCTTCAGGGCGTCTTCCTTGACCGCACGCTTGGTGGCGGCCTCGGCCTCACCCGTGGCCTGCTGAGCGACCGTCAGCGCCTCGACCAGCTCGATGACGGCCATGGGCGCGTTGTCGCCACGGCGGTTACCGATCTTGGTGATGCGGGTGTAGCCACCCGGACGGTTCTCGTAGCGCGGGCCGATCTCGGTGAAGAGCGTGTGGACGATGCTCTTGTCCGTGATCACCTGGAGCACCTGACGGCGGTTGTGAAGGTCGCCCTTCTTCGCCTTGGTGACCAGACGCTCCGCGTACGGGCGCAGGCGGCGAGCCTTGGCCTCGGTGGTGGTGATCCGGCCGTGCTCGAAGAGCGCCTTCGCGAGGTTCGCGAGGAGCAGCTTCTCGTGCGCGGCGCTGCCGCCAAAACGGGCACCCTTGGTGGGCTTCGGCATGGTGATTCTCCTGTGTGTCTGCCCCGGCCGTATCAGGTACCGGGGTCAGTATCCGAGCAGACGGTCGCCTGTCGGAGATCCAGGCCCCCGAAGGGGCCTGGAAGGGGCGCGGGGAGCTGCGCGGCAAGCCGCCGAGCACCCGCACCCGAGTACGGACCGGGAGGCCCGAGCTCTCAGTACTGCTCGGTCTCCACGAACCCGGCGTCCGCGTCGTCGTCGGCGCCGAAGGCGTCGGCGGCGGCGGTCGGGTCGAATCCGGGCGGGCTGTCCTTCAGGGCCAGGCCCATGCCGGCCAGCTTCGCCTTGACCTCGTCGATCGACTTCGCACCGAAGTTGCGGATGTCGAGCAGGTCGGCCTCGGAGCGGGCGACGAGCTCACCCACGGAGTGGATGCCCTCGCGCTTGAGGCAGTTGTACGACCGAACGGTGAGCTCCAGCTCCTCGATCGGCAGCGCCAGATCGGCGGCGAGCGCGGCGTCCGTCGGGGACGGACCCATGTCGATGCCCTCGGCGTCGATGTTCAGCTCGCGGGCGAGACCGAACAGCTCGACCAGCGTCTTACCGGCGGAGGCCATGGCGTCACGCGGACGCATCGCCTGCTTGGTCTCGACGTCGACGATCAGCTTGTCGAAGTCGGTGCGCTGCTCGACACGCGTGGCCTCGACCTTGTACGTGACCTTCAGAACCGGCGAGTAGATGGAGTCGACCGGGATACGGCCGATCTCCTGGCCCACCTGCTTGTTCTGCACGGCGGAGACGTAGCCGCGGCCGCGCTCGACCGTGAGCTCCATCTCCAGCTTGCCCTTGCCGTTGAGCGTGGCGAGGACCAGGTCGGGGTTGTGCACCTCGACACCGGCCGGCGGCGCGATGTCGGCGGCGGTGACCAGACCCGGGCCCTGCTTGCGCAGGTACATCACGACCGGCTCGTCGTGCTCCGAGGAGACGACCAGCTGCTTGATGTTGAGGATCAGGTCGGTGACGTCCTCCTTGACGCCCGGCACGGTGGTGAACTCGTGCAGCACGCCGTCGATACGGATGGACGTGACCGCCGCACCCGGGATCGAGGACAGCAGGGTCCGGCGGAGGGAGTTGCCGAGGGTGTAGCCGAAGCCCGGCTCCAGCGGCTCGATCACGAACCGGGAGCGGAATTCGTCGACGACCTCTTCGGTCAACGAGGGACGCTGAGCGATCAGCATGTTGCGTTCCTTCTGTCAGGGGCGCCCGCTATTTGACGCCCTGAGGTGTAACAAGGGTACGGGCGATACGACCCGAAGGAGTCGTACCGCCCGAAAACCTCAGACCAAGCGGCCTGCGTCGAAGATCAGACGCGGCGGCGCTTGGGCGGACGGCAGCCGTTGTGCGGGGTCGGGGTGACGTCCTGGATGGAGCCGACCTCGAGACCCGTCGCCTGGAGGGAGCGGATCGCGGTCTCACGACCGGAGCCC
Coding sequences:
- the rplQ gene encoding 50S ribosomal protein L17 — encoded protein: MPKPTKGARFGGSAAHEKLLLANLAKALFEHGRITTTEAKARRLRPYAERLVTKAKKGDLHNRRQVLQVITDKSIVHTLFTEIGPRYENRPGGYTRITKIGNRRGDNAPMAVIELVEALTVAQQATGEAEAATKRAVKEDALKKDEAVEAKSDEVVEDAKPADEAAAEESKDA
- the truA gene encoding tRNA pseudouridine(38-40) synthase TruA — translated: MSDEVQPGFVRVRLDLSYDGSGFHGWAKQAGGKRTVQGEIEDALRTVTRSGETTYELTVAGRTDAGVHARGQVAHVDLPEELWAEHREKLLKRLAGRLSKDVRVWRLTEAPAGFNARFSAVWRRYAYRVTDNPGGVDPLLRGHVLWHDWPLDVDAMNEAARRLLGEHDFAAYCKRREGATTIRTLQELSLVRGDDGIITATVRADAFCHNMVRSLIGALLFVGDGHRGADWPGKVLAAGVRDSAVHVVRPHGLTLEEVGYPADELLAARNKEARNKRSLRGAGCC
- a CDS encoding DNA-directed RNA polymerase subunit alpha, yielding MLIAQRPSLTEEVVDEFRSRFVIEPLEPGFGYTLGNSLRRTLLSSIPGAAVTSIRIDGVLHEFTTVPGVKEDVTDLILNIKQLVVSSEHDEPVVMYLRKQGPGLVTAADIAPPAGVEVHNPDLVLATLNGKGKLEMELTVERGRGYVSAVQNKQVGQEIGRIPVDSIYSPVLKVTYKVEATRVEQRTDFDKLIVDVETKQAMRPRDAMASAGKTLVELFGLARELNIDAEGIDMGPSPTDAALAADLALPIEELELTVRSYNCLKREGIHSVGELVARSEADLLDIRNFGAKSIDEVKAKLAGMGLALKDSPPGFDPTAAADAFGADDDADAGFVETEQY